A single Blastococcus colisei DNA region contains:
- a CDS encoding shikimate dehydrogenase produces the protein MRAAVLGRPVAHSLSPVLHRSAYVALGLTDWTYDALDIGSADLPVLLAGLGEEWRGFSVTMPCKQAAVDVADVVAPLPGLLHAANTLVRTPEGWRAENTDVTGIGMALQLAGVEQVGSAVVIGAGGTAAAAAVALASLGAEHVDVVVREPTRAREVVRVLAALDVPATITPIPRATVDAPLVISTVPVEAQPALLALPWRPDHTLLDVLYAPWPTVLASHVASVGGTVTGGLDVLFWQATAQVELMTGLPAPLEAMRTALDAAIATS, from the coding sequence ATGAGGGCAGCGGTCCTCGGTCGGCCGGTCGCCCACTCGCTCTCCCCGGTCCTGCATCGATCCGCGTACGTGGCGCTCGGGCTCACCGACTGGACCTACGACGCCCTCGACATCGGGTCTGCCGACCTGCCGGTGCTCCTCGCCGGTCTGGGCGAGGAGTGGCGGGGGTTCTCGGTGACCATGCCGTGCAAGCAGGCGGCCGTGGACGTCGCCGACGTGGTCGCGCCGCTGCCGGGCCTGCTGCACGCGGCGAACACCCTGGTGCGTACTCCGGAGGGCTGGCGGGCGGAGAACACCGACGTCACCGGCATCGGCATGGCGCTCCAGCTCGCCGGGGTGGAGCAGGTCGGCTCCGCGGTGGTCATCGGTGCGGGCGGGACGGCGGCTGCCGCGGCGGTGGCCCTCGCCTCGCTGGGCGCCGAGCACGTCGACGTCGTCGTCCGGGAGCCGACGCGGGCCCGGGAGGTCGTGCGCGTCCTCGCTGCGCTCGACGTGCCCGCCACCATCACCCCGATTCCCCGGGCGACGGTGGACGCCCCCCTCGTGATCAGCACGGTGCCGGTCGAGGCGCAGCCCGCGCTGCTCGCGCTGCCGTGGCGCCCGGACCACACGCTGCTCGACGTGCTCTACGCGCCCTGGCCCACTGTCCTGGCCTCGCACGTGGCCTCCGTCGGTGGCACGGTCACCGGCGGGCTGGACGTGCTGTTCTGGCAGGCGACGGCCCAGGTCGAGCTCATGACCGGCCTCCCGGCTCCCCTCGAGGCCATGCGCACCGCCCTCGACGCGGCTATCGCCACCTCCTGA
- a CDS encoding aldo/keto reductase, protein MQQRSIGNDTVGRVSVGAIGLGAMPLSTKEDRPTRENAIGVVHAALDAGVTLIDTADAYSRDEAEFGHNESLVAEAVSSYGASDVLIATKGGHTREGTEWGLDGSPSYLRRACEASLRRLGVEAIGLYQFHRPDPSTPWEVSMAGLRSLFDDGLVRMVGISNASVPQIDSARAVLGEALVAVQNQFSPGYRSSAVEQAHCAEHGLTWLPWSPFGGVSAAGSLGAAAPAFAEVADELGVSVYRVTLAWHLAQSDVVLPIPGASRRESVQDSAAAADLELTDDQLTRLNSA, encoded by the coding sequence GTGCAGCAGCGAAGCATCGGGAACGACACCGTCGGCCGGGTCAGCGTCGGGGCCATCGGCCTGGGCGCCATGCCCCTGTCCACCAAGGAGGACCGCCCCACGCGAGAGAACGCGATCGGCGTCGTGCACGCCGCACTCGACGCGGGGGTGACGCTGATCGACACGGCCGACGCCTACTCCCGCGACGAGGCGGAGTTCGGCCACAACGAGTCGCTCGTCGCCGAGGCGGTGTCGTCCTACGGGGCCTCCGACGTCCTCATCGCCACGAAGGGCGGCCACACCCGGGAGGGCACCGAGTGGGGGCTCGACGGGTCGCCGTCCTACCTCCGGCGGGCCTGCGAGGCGTCGCTGCGGCGGCTCGGGGTGGAGGCGATCGGGCTCTACCAGTTCCACCGGCCGGACCCGTCGACACCGTGGGAGGTGTCGATGGCCGGCCTGCGCTCGCTGTTCGACGACGGCCTGGTGCGCATGGTCGGGATCTCGAACGCCTCGGTTCCGCAGATCGACTCCGCCCGCGCGGTCCTCGGTGAGGCGCTGGTCGCCGTCCAGAACCAGTTCTCGCCCGGCTACCGGTCATCGGCCGTCGAGCAGGCCCACTGCGCCGAGCACGGGCTGACGTGGCTGCCGTGGAGCCCGTTCGGCGGGGTGTCGGCGGCCGGGTCGCTGGGGGCTGCGGCGCCCGCCTTCGCCGAGGTCGCCGACGAGCTCGGGGTCTCGGTCTACCGGGTGACGCTCGCCTGGCACCTGGCGCAGTCCGACGTCGTCCTCCCCATCCCGGGGGCCTCGCGCCGGGAGTCCGTCCAGGACTCCGCGGCGGCCGCGGACCTGGAACTGACCGACGACCAACTCACCCGCCTGAACAGCGCCTGA
- a CDS encoding DUF948 domain-containing protein, whose amino-acid sequence MSAGEWAGLIAALAFVLLVVLVAVPLLKLGRTLDETTLTIRQVREQSAPILGQASTTVAHVNSNLERVDDITGNAANVSSNVAALTSVVAATLGSPLIKVAAFSYGVRSATRKKREGQAIADAAARDKAARRERRAARRAA is encoded by the coding sequence GTGTCCGCAGGAGAGTGGGCCGGACTGATCGCCGCCCTGGCCTTCGTGCTGCTGGTGGTGCTGGTGGCGGTGCCGCTGCTCAAGCTCGGGCGCACGCTCGACGAGACCACGCTGACGATCCGCCAGGTGCGCGAGCAGAGCGCGCCGATCCTGGGCCAGGCCAGCACGACGGTGGCCCACGTCAACAGCAACCTCGAGCGCGTGGACGACATCACCGGCAACGCGGCCAACGTGTCCAGCAACGTGGCCGCGTTGACCAGCGTCGTCGCCGCCACCCTCGGCAGCCCGCTGATCAAGGTCGCCGCGTTCAGCTACGGCGTCCGCAGCGCGACCAGGAAGAAGCGTGAGGGGCAGGCCATCGCCGACGCCGCCGCCCGCGACAAGGCCGCGCGCCGTGAGCGCCGCGCCGCCCGGCGGGCCGCCTGA
- the alaS gene encoding alanine--tRNA ligase: protein MQTAEIRRRFLEHFAERGHTVVPSASLVSPDPSLLFTVAGMVPFIPYLTGREPAPYPRAASVQKCVRTLDIEEVGKTTRHGTFFQMNGNFSFGDYFKEGAIQYAWELITGKVEDGGLGFDPEKIWATVYLDDDEGADAWHRIAGLPKERIQRLGMEDNYWSTGAPGPAGPCSEIYVDRGPEFGPDGGPAVDTAGDRFLEIWNLVFMQYERGAGEGKDFPILGELPKKNIDTGMGLERVAYLLQGVDNMYEIDEVSPVLRRAAELAGVAYGRDHEADVRLRVVADHVRSGLMLIGDGVTPGNEGRGYILRRLLRRAVRSMKLLGIDEATLPELLPVSRDAMRASYPELATDFARISAVAYAEEEAFRRTLTSGTTLFDTAVAQAKKAGSPALSGEQAFSLHDTYGFPIDVTLEMAAEQGVTVDEAGFRALMKEQRDRARADARAKRTGAVDVLAYRRLLAEHGPTDWQAYDTLRTDSRVLAVVAEDEDDAAVPGPGEVVRVVLDRTPFYAESGGQVADAGILTWDGGRAEVIDVQRPVKGLVAHQVRVLEGELREGAELTAEVDYEWRLSACQAHSGTHVVHAALRQVLGPQALQSGSYNRPGYLRLDFAWQGALTSQQRTDIEDVANAAVRADHKVTASYMTLPEAQAFGALALFGETYGEQVRVVEIGGPWSRELCGGTHVRGSAQIGTLALTGESSVGSGSRRVEAVVGLEGFRYLARERDLVRQLADLLKTPADGLTDRVSAMLARLRDVDKELAELRAQQSVAAAGQLSAAAKDVDGVAVVTGSPAGLGGGDLRTLALDVRGRLADRPAVVLLASESGGKVALVAALNPAALERGLSANDVLRAAAAPVGGRGGGKADVAQGGGTDPAGIPAALQAGEQAVVTATGR from the coding sequence ATGCAGACCGCCGAGATCCGCCGCCGTTTCCTCGAGCACTTCGCCGAGCGCGGGCACACCGTCGTCCCCAGTGCCTCGCTGGTGTCACCGGACCCGTCGCTGCTGTTCACCGTCGCCGGCATGGTGCCGTTCATCCCGTACCTGACCGGGCGGGAGCCCGCGCCGTACCCGCGGGCGGCCAGCGTGCAGAAGTGCGTCCGCACCCTCGACATCGAGGAGGTGGGCAAGACCACCCGGCACGGCACGTTCTTCCAGATGAACGGCAACTTCTCCTTCGGGGACTACTTCAAGGAGGGGGCGATCCAGTACGCCTGGGAGCTGATCACCGGGAAAGTCGAGGACGGCGGACTGGGCTTCGACCCCGAGAAGATCTGGGCCACGGTCTACCTCGACGACGACGAGGGCGCGGACGCCTGGCACCGGATCGCCGGGCTGCCCAAGGAGCGCATCCAGCGACTGGGCATGGAGGACAACTACTGGTCCACCGGCGCGCCCGGTCCGGCCGGCCCGTGCTCGGAGATCTACGTCGACCGCGGGCCGGAGTTCGGCCCCGACGGCGGCCCGGCGGTGGACACGGCCGGCGACCGGTTCCTGGAGATCTGGAACCTGGTCTTCATGCAGTACGAGCGGGGCGCGGGTGAGGGCAAGGACTTCCCGATCCTCGGCGAGCTGCCGAAGAAGAACATCGACACGGGCATGGGCCTGGAGCGGGTGGCCTACCTGCTGCAGGGCGTCGACAACATGTACGAGATCGACGAGGTCTCGCCGGTGCTGCGCCGGGCCGCCGAGCTGGCCGGGGTCGCCTACGGCCGCGATCACGAGGCCGATGTCCGGCTGCGCGTCGTCGCCGACCACGTGCGCAGCGGCCTGATGCTCATCGGCGACGGCGTCACGCCCGGCAACGAGGGCCGCGGCTACATCCTCCGCCGGCTGCTGCGCCGCGCCGTCCGCTCGATGAAGCTGCTCGGCATCGACGAGGCCACGCTGCCGGAGCTGCTGCCGGTCTCCCGCGACGCCATGCGCGCCAGCTACCCCGAGCTGGCCACCGACTTCGCCCGGATCTCCGCCGTCGCCTACGCGGAGGAGGAGGCGTTCCGGCGCACGCTGACCTCCGGGACGACGCTCTTCGACACCGCCGTCGCGCAGGCGAAGAAGGCCGGCAGCCCCGCGCTCTCCGGCGAGCAGGCGTTCTCCCTGCACGACACGTACGGATTCCCGATCGACGTCACCCTCGAGATGGCCGCCGAGCAGGGCGTGACCGTCGACGAGGCGGGCTTCCGCGCGCTCATGAAGGAGCAGCGCGACCGTGCCCGCGCCGACGCCCGCGCCAAGCGCACCGGCGCGGTCGACGTGCTGGCCTACCGGCGGCTACTGGCCGAGCACGGCCCCACGGACTGGCAGGCCTACGACACCCTGCGCACCGACTCGCGCGTGCTCGCGGTCGTCGCCGAGGACGAGGACGACGCAGCGGTTCCCGGCCCCGGGGAGGTCGTCCGCGTCGTCCTGGACCGGACGCCGTTCTACGCCGAGTCCGGCGGCCAGGTGGCCGACGCCGGCATCCTCACCTGGGACGGCGGTCGCGCCGAGGTGATCGACGTCCAGCGGCCGGTCAAGGGCCTGGTCGCCCACCAGGTGCGGGTGCTCGAGGGCGAGCTCCGCGAGGGCGCGGAGCTGACCGCCGAGGTCGACTACGAGTGGCGGCTGTCGGCCTGCCAGGCGCACTCGGGCACGCACGTGGTGCACGCCGCGCTGCGCCAGGTGCTCGGCCCGCAGGCCCTGCAGTCCGGCTCCTACAACCGGCCGGGCTACCTGCGGCTGGACTTCGCCTGGCAGGGCGCGCTCACGTCCCAGCAGCGCACCGACATCGAGGACGTCGCCAACGCCGCCGTCCGGGCCGACCACAAGGTGACGGCGTCCTACATGACGCTGCCCGAGGCGCAGGCCTTCGGGGCGCTCGCGCTCTTCGGCGAGACCTACGGCGAGCAGGTGCGGGTCGTCGAGATCGGCGGGCCGTGGTCGCGCGAGCTCTGCGGTGGCACCCACGTCCGGGGCAGCGCGCAGATCGGCACCCTGGCGTTGACCGGCGAGTCGTCCGTCGGCTCCGGGTCGCGTCGCGTGGAGGCGGTCGTCGGCCTCGAGGGCTTCCGCTACCTCGCGCGTGAGCGCGACCTGGTCCGTCAGCTGGCGGACCTGCTGAAGACGCCGGCAGACGGCCTGACCGATCGGGTCAGCGCCATGCTCGCCCGGCTGCGGGACGTCGACAAGGAGCTCGCCGAGCTGCGCGCGCAGCAGTCGGTCGCCGCCGCCGGCCAGCTCTCCGCCGCCGCGAAGGACGTCGATGGTGTCGCCGTGGTCACCGGCTCGCCCGCCGGTCTGGGCGGGGGCGACCTCCGCACGCTCGCCCTCGATGTGCGTGGGCGACTCGCCGACCGGCCGGCCGTGGTCCTGCTGGCGTCGGAGTCCGGTGGCAAGGTGGCACTGGTGGCCGCCCTGAACCCGGCGGCCCTGGAGCGTGGGCTGTCGGCCAACGACGTGCTGCGGGCCGCCGCGGCCCCCGTCGGTGGCCGCGGCGGAGGCAAGGCCGACGTCGCCCAGGGGGGCGGCACCGATCCCGCGGGTATCCCCGCGGCACTGCAGGCCGGCGAGCAGGCGGTCGTGACCGCCACGGGAAGGTGA
- a CDS encoding prepilin peptidase, producing the protein MEISRPVLLGAALLIAVLLGPWLARVAVRLTTRDHDAVPSLARIGVMTGLVAVLLVGAVELTGLRPATVALGWAAGAAVVLGAVDLASHRLPDRVTYPAAAVCAVALLVDAAVLGTWDAFLRGLLAAVVSFAVGAGAAVLSPDGFGFGDVKLLGLLGLVLGWFGWGVLMTGVFLGLLTGAVVSLLLLATRRAGWRTAIPFGPPLLTGAVLVLTLGAVSLG; encoded by the coding sequence GTGGAGATCTCCCGACCGGTGCTGCTCGGCGCCGCCCTGCTGATCGCCGTGCTGCTCGGGCCCTGGCTGGCCCGCGTGGCCGTCCGCCTCACGACCCGGGATCACGACGCCGTCCCTTCGCTCGCACGGATCGGCGTCATGACGGGGCTGGTCGCGGTCCTGCTGGTCGGAGCGGTCGAACTGACCGGTCTCCGGCCGGCGACGGTGGCACTGGGGTGGGCGGCCGGGGCAGCGGTCGTCCTGGGCGCCGTCGACCTCGCCAGTCATCGGCTGCCCGACCGGGTCACCTACCCGGCGGCCGCGGTGTGCGCCGTCGCGTTGCTCGTCGACGCGGCGGTGCTCGGCACCTGGGACGCGTTCCTCCGCGGCCTGCTGGCCGCGGTCGTCTCCTTCGCCGTCGGTGCCGGCGCCGCCGTGCTCTCGCCCGACGGCTTCGGCTTCGGCGACGTGAAGCTGCTGGGGCTGCTCGGGCTGGTGCTCGGCTGGTTCGGGTGGGGCGTCCTCATGACGGGGGTCTTCCTGGGGCTGCTGACCGGCGCGGTCGTGTCGCTGCTCCTGCTCGCGACCCGGCGGGCGGGCTGGCGGACGGCGATCCCGTTCGGGCCGCCGCTGTTGACCGGGGCCGTGCTGGTACTGACGCTCGGCGCTGTCTCCCTCGGCTAA
- a CDS encoding replication-associated recombination protein A translates to MSSLFDDPAEVAAEAAIDAGAPLAVRMRPRALDEVVGQQHLLGERAPLRRLVESDEPMSLVLYGPPGTGKTTLAHVISLATKRQFVQLSALDSGVKEVRAVITAAKRELTYAGRRTVLFIDEVHRFSKTQQDSLLSAVEDRIVSLIAATTENPFFSVVSPLLSRSLVLALQPLSDDDIRAVLHRALTSERGLDGAVTLTEEAELHLVRVAGGDARKALTALESGAGAATAAGADVLDLGTLETAVAQAAVRYDRQGDQHYDVASALIKSIRGSDVDAALHYLARMVAAGEDPRFIARRLVISASEDIGMADPTALLTAVAAADAVAFIGMPEGHFPLAQAVVHLATAPKSNALTVGIGESMADVHAGLAGPVPPGLRDAHYPGAKKLGHGRTYVYPHAHPDGVVPQQYPPDALVGKDYYRPTGRGAESRLGERLTKLRAIVRRTR, encoded by the coding sequence GTGAGTTCGCTGTTCGACGACCCAGCGGAGGTCGCGGCCGAGGCGGCGATCGACGCGGGCGCGCCGCTGGCGGTCCGGATGCGGCCGCGTGCGCTGGACGAGGTCGTCGGCCAGCAGCACCTGCTCGGCGAGCGGGCGCCGCTGCGGAGGCTGGTGGAGTCCGACGAGCCGATGTCGCTGGTGCTCTACGGCCCGCCCGGCACCGGGAAGACCACGCTGGCGCACGTCATCTCCCTGGCCACCAAGCGGCAGTTCGTCCAGCTCTCGGCCCTGGACTCCGGCGTCAAGGAGGTCCGCGCGGTCATCACCGCCGCCAAGCGGGAACTCACGTACGCCGGACGCCGCACGGTCCTGTTCATCGACGAGGTGCACCGCTTCTCCAAGACCCAGCAGGACTCGCTGCTGAGTGCGGTGGAGGACCGGATCGTCAGCCTCATCGCGGCCACCACCGAGAACCCGTTCTTCTCCGTCGTCAGCCCGTTGCTGTCGCGCAGTCTCGTCCTCGCCCTGCAGCCGCTGTCCGACGACGACATCCGCGCCGTCCTGCACCGCGCGCTGACCAGCGAACGCGGTCTCGACGGCGCGGTCACCCTCACCGAGGAGGCCGAGCTGCACCTGGTTCGGGTCGCCGGCGGCGACGCCCGCAAGGCCCTGACCGCGCTGGAGTCCGGCGCCGGGGCGGCGACGGCGGCCGGCGCCGACGTGCTCGACCTCGGCACGCTCGAGACCGCGGTCGCGCAGGCCGCCGTCCGCTATGACCGGCAGGGCGACCAGCACTACGACGTCGCCAGCGCGCTGATCAAGAGCATCCGAGGCAGCGACGTCGATGCCGCCCTGCACTACCTGGCCCGGATGGTGGCGGCGGGTGAGGACCCGCGGTTCATCGCCCGCCGGCTGGTCATCTCCGCCAGCGAGGACATCGGCATGGCCGATCCGACCGCGCTCCTCACGGCGGTCGCGGCCGCCGACGCGGTGGCGTTCATCGGGATGCCCGAGGGTCACTTCCCGCTCGCGCAGGCGGTCGTCCACCTGGCGACGGCGCCGAAGTCCAACGCCCTGACCGTCGGCATCGGCGAGTCCATGGCCGACGTGCACGCCGGGCTGGCCGGCCCCGTGCCGCCCGGTCTGCGGGACGCGCACTACCCCGGGGCGAAGAAGCTCGGCCACGGCAGGACCTACGTCTACCCGCACGCCCACCCCGACGGCGTGGTCCCGCAGCAGTACCCGCCCGACGCCCTGGTCGGGAAGGACTACTACCGACCGACGGGCCGCGGTGCCGAGTCGCGACTGGGCGAACGACTCACCAAACTCCGGGCGATCGTGCGGCGCACGCGCTGA
- the mltG gene encoding endolytic transglycosylase MltG, with protein MKDFGGGRHSSPDGSLPGTDGYGFGVPRYEPARYEVPPYVTGGFDPVGRTTSGASRRSPGVLDRHAHRTGDQTGPLVEPDWWSYGSSDHPDHPLSARHGGGSQDPDGWGTGGGLPPSHPSAPLPPRPLGVWDRLHPRQDTADDETVAAPVLPGAPLDTTRSGRQTPGPVGASHLSDDDRADDDATDAHVLDPDHGHLWEDQTGGLEVIGAHVEEDAPRRRGRRGRRARAEEHADDGHLIGHSDLDEDSLVHDPAFGEDIPVKPYDPRNGRARRRRSPVAVIGSLLVLAGIVVGIVLGGQKLIELIDPTAKDYTGQGTGEVPIRVQDGDTLSDIGRTLVGADVVASVGPFVEAAESNAASVGIQPGVYEMRLQMSGQAALDLLLDPTSRVLSRVTIPEGLTVERTLARLAEETGRPVEEFQAAAVDTAALGLPAYANGQLEGFLFPATYDVEPDDAPVDVLRQMVSRGTEVLTGLGIPEADRLAVVTKASLVQAEAGNVEDMGKVARVLENRLADGMALQLDTTVNYANDKGGITTTAADRANPSPYNTYLYPGLPPGAINNPGEDALRAVLNPTPGDWRFFVVVDPDTGDTRFAATKAEHDQNVELFRQWLRENPEG; from the coding sequence GTGAAGGACTTCGGCGGGGGGCGGCACTCCTCGCCCGACGGTTCCCTGCCCGGGACGGACGGCTACGGATTCGGCGTCCCGCGCTACGAGCCGGCCCGCTACGAGGTCCCGCCCTACGTCACCGGCGGCTTCGACCCGGTCGGGCGCACGACCTCCGGCGCCTCCCGGCGATCGCCCGGCGTCCTCGACCGCCACGCTCACCGCACTGGCGACCAGACCGGTCCGCTCGTCGAGCCGGACTGGTGGTCCTACGGGTCCAGCGACCACCCCGACCATCCCCTGAGCGCCCGCCACGGTGGCGGCAGCCAGGATCCGGACGGCTGGGGCACCGGCGGCGGGTTGCCGCCGAGCCACCCCTCCGCACCTCTGCCGCCCCGCCCCCTGGGCGTGTGGGACCGGTTGCACCCCCGCCAGGACACCGCCGACGACGAGACCGTCGCCGCGCCGGTGCTCCCGGGCGCCCCCCTCGACACGACCCGGTCGGGAAGGCAGACTCCCGGACCCGTGGGCGCTTCCCACCTGTCCGACGACGATCGTGCCGACGACGACGCGACGGACGCGCACGTCCTGGACCCTGATCACGGGCACCTCTGGGAGGACCAGACCGGTGGCCTGGAGGTCATCGGCGCCCACGTCGAGGAGGACGCCCCCCGGCGCCGCGGCCGCCGCGGACGCCGGGCCCGGGCCGAGGAGCACGCCGACGACGGCCACCTCATCGGCCACTCCGACCTCGACGAGGACTCCCTCGTGCACGACCCGGCGTTCGGCGAGGACATTCCCGTCAAGCCGTACGACCCGCGCAACGGCCGCGCTCGCCGGCGCCGGAGCCCCGTCGCGGTCATCGGGTCGCTGCTCGTGCTCGCCGGCATCGTGGTCGGCATCGTCCTGGGGGGGCAGAAGCTGATCGAGCTGATCGACCCGACCGCGAAGGACTACACGGGGCAGGGCACCGGCGAGGTCCCGATCCGCGTGCAGGACGGCGACACCCTCAGCGACATCGGCCGGACCCTGGTCGGGGCCGACGTCGTCGCCTCCGTCGGCCCCTTCGTGGAGGCGGCGGAGAGCAACGCCGCGTCGGTCGGCATCCAGCCCGGTGTCTACGAGATGCGACTGCAGATGAGTGGCCAGGCCGCCCTCGATCTGCTGCTCGACCCCACGTCTCGGGTGCTGTCCCGGGTCACCATCCCGGAGGGGCTCACCGTCGAGCGCACCCTGGCCCGCCTCGCCGAGGAGACCGGTCGCCCGGTGGAGGAGTTCCAGGCCGCCGCGGTCGACACCGCCGCCCTGGGCCTGCCCGCCTACGCCAACGGTCAGCTGGAGGGCTTCCTCTTCCCGGCCACCTACGACGTCGAGCCCGACGACGCACCCGTCGACGTGCTGCGCCAGATGGTCAGCCGCGGCACCGAGGTCCTCACCGGGCTCGGCATTCCCGAAGCCGATCGGCTGGCCGTGGTCACCAAGGCCAGCCTCGTGCAGGCCGAGGCCGGGAACGTCGAGGACATGGGCAAGGTCGCCCGCGTGCTGGAGAACCGGCTCGCCGACGGCATGGCCCTGCAGCTCGACACGACGGTCAACTACGCCAACGACAAGGGCGGCATCACCACCACGGCCGCCGACCGGGCCAACCCGTCGCCGTACAACACCTACCTCTATCCGGGCCTGCCCCCGGGCGCCATCAACAACCCGGGGGAGGACGCGCTGCGCGCGGTGCTGAACCCCACTCCGGGGGACTGGCGCTTCTTCGTCGTCGTCGACCCCGACACCGGTGACACCCGGTTCGCGGCCACCAAGGCGGAGCACGACCAGAACGTGGAGCTCTTCCGGCAGTGGCTGCGGGAGAACCCGGAGGGATGA
- the aroC gene encoding chorismate synthase encodes MLRWLTAGESHGQQLTAILEGLPAGVEVQTSDIDVQLARRRLGHGRGARMSFEQDEVTLSGGVRHGRTQGGPIAIQVGNTEWPKWSTVMSADPVDADVLAGQARNAPLTRPRPGHADLAGMQKYGFGDARPVLERASARETAARVALGAVAQAFLRQVLGVEVVSHVVAIGPVVVPEGVLPGPQDNARIDEDPVRCADPATSERMIAEIDDVRKNGDTLGGVIEVVVHGLPPGLGSHVHWDRRLDSRLAGALMGVQSVKAVEVGDGLETARRRGSVAHDEIDYAGPEGGQQRVQRRTDRAGGIEGGMTNGEVLRVRAAMKPISTVPRALATVDTATLEPAVAINQRSDACAVPRGSVVMEAMVALVLADAVLEKFGGDSVPETRRNARAYLDSLPIR; translated from the coding sequence ATGTTGCGCTGGCTGACCGCAGGGGAATCGCACGGTCAGCAGCTCACCGCGATTCTGGAGGGCCTGCCCGCCGGCGTGGAGGTGCAGACCTCCGACATCGACGTCCAGCTCGCCCGCCGCCGGCTGGGACACGGCCGGGGCGCGCGCATGTCCTTCGAGCAGGACGAGGTCACCCTCAGCGGTGGTGTGCGGCACGGCCGGACCCAGGGCGGCCCGATCGCCATCCAGGTGGGGAACACCGAGTGGCCCAAGTGGTCGACCGTGATGTCGGCCGACCCGGTGGACGCCGACGTGCTGGCCGGGCAGGCGCGCAACGCGCCCCTCACCCGCCCGCGCCCCGGTCACGCCGACCTCGCCGGCATGCAGAAGTACGGCTTCGGCGACGCCCGGCCGGTGCTCGAGCGGGCCAGCGCCCGGGAGACCGCGGCCCGCGTGGCGCTCGGGGCGGTCGCTCAGGCGTTCCTGCGCCAGGTGCTCGGCGTCGAGGTGGTCAGCCACGTCGTGGCGATCGGCCCGGTCGTCGTGCCCGAGGGCGTGCTCCCCGGTCCGCAGGACAACGCGCGCATCGACGAGGACCCGGTCCGCTGTGCCGATCCGGCGACCAGCGAGCGGATGATCGCCGAGATCGACGACGTCCGGAAGAACGGTGACACCCTCGGCGGCGTCATCGAGGTCGTCGTCCACGGGCTGCCGCCGGGTCTGGGCAGCCACGTGCACTGGGACCGCCGGCTGGACTCGCGGCTGGCCGGGGCGCTCATGGGCGTCCAGTCGGTCAAGGCCGTCGAGGTGGGCGACGGACTGGAGACCGCGCGTCGCCGGGGCTCGGTGGCCCACGACGAGATCGACTACGCGGGCCCCGAGGGCGGGCAGCAGCGCGTGCAGCGCCGCACCGACCGGGCCGGGGGCATCGAGGGTGGCATGACCAACGGCGAGGTGCTCCGCGTGCGCGCGGCGATGAAGCCGATCTCGACCGTTCCCCGCGCCCTGGCCACGGTGGACACCGCGACCCTGGAGCCCGCCGTCGCGATCAACCAGCGCAGTGACGCGTGCGCGGTACCCCGAGGCAGCGTCGTCATGGAGGCGATGGTGGCGCTGGTGCTCGCCGACGCCGTCCTGGAGAAGTTCGGCGGCGACTCGGTGCCCGAGACCCGCCGCAACGCGCGGGCGTACCTCGACTCGCTGCCGATCCGATGA
- the ruvX gene encoding Holliday junction resolvase RuvX has product MSGSEYNPEDTGPVGGRRRELPAVPPARPRATPAQPQYHPTTELDLGRGFPPVSNETSEIDLSGGWPEHLKVPPRRPSAQRSAGRVLGVDVGTVRVGLALSDPTGTLASPLETLRRAKDKSDLDRLAALVVEHEVTEVVVGEPVHLSGASGASAHDAADYAQELADRIPDVPVILIDERLSTVTAASHLREGGIDSRKQRAVIDQAAAVVILQQFLDSRRPRS; this is encoded by the coding sequence GTGTCCGGATCCGAGTACAACCCCGAGGACACCGGCCCGGTCGGCGGGCGGCGGCGCGAGCTGCCGGCCGTGCCGCCGGCACGGCCCCGCGCGACCCCGGCGCAGCCGCAGTACCACCCGACGACCGAGCTGGACCTCGGCCGTGGCTTCCCGCCCGTCTCCAACGAGACGAGCGAGATCGACCTGAGCGGCGGTTGGCCGGAGCACCTCAAGGTGCCGCCGCGCCGGCCCTCGGCGCAGCGGTCCGCGGGGCGGGTGCTCGGTGTCGACGTCGGCACCGTCCGCGTGGGCCTGGCGTTGTCGGACCCGACCGGCACGCTCGCCAGCCCGCTGGAGACGCTCCGCCGGGCCAAGGACAAGTCGGATCTGGACCGCCTCGCCGCCCTCGTCGTGGAACACGAGGTGACGGAGGTGGTGGTGGGAGAGCCGGTGCACCTGTCGGGTGCGTCGGGCGCGTCCGCCCACGACGCTGCCGATTACGCTCAGGAACTAGCCGACCGCATTCCGGATGTGCCGGTGATCCTGATCGACGAAAGGCTTTCCACCGTGACCGCAGCCAGTCACCTGCGCGAGGGCGGCATCGACAGCCGCAAGCAGCGAGCGGTGATCGACCAGGCGGCGGCCGTGGTCATCCTGCAACAGTTCCTCGACAGCCGGCGGCCGCGCTCGTGA